TGCAGGCCCGCGTACGGCAGTTCGGCCTCGGCCTCGACACCGCTCCCCCGCAGCAGCCGCATCCCGTCGTCGTCGAGGTGGTGCAGCAGTGCGCTCTTCCCGATCCCGGCCTCGCCGCGGATCACGAGCGCACCGCCCCGCCCGGAACGGGCAGCGCGCAGCAATCCGGTGATGACCGCCGATTCGTCCGCCCGTCCGCTGATCACGTCGAAAGGCTAGCCGGACACGATCCGGCGAGCGTTCGTCCCGGCACCTCGCGGAATCCGTTGCTGCGCCGAGAGAACCGCAGCGGCGTAACGCGCGTCCGGCCGCAACGCGTGCTCGCGCATGCAGGCTTCGGTGAACTTGATGACGTGCTCGTCACCGTGCTCCACGGCCCGCGCCACGAGTTCGGGGAAGCCCAGCTGCTCCGCTTCCCCGGCGAGCGTGCGCGCTGCGTCCTCGCCCTGGCGCCCGACGGTGAACGTCGTCAGCAGCGCTGCCTGCATCTTCCACAGCTCGCCCACCGAAGCAAGGTGCTGCTCGGCGGGGAGGTGCGGGAGCACGAGCCGCACGGCCGCCGGTGCGGTGACCGCGTGGACCAGCGCCGGAGCCGGGACGAATTCGGGGTGCGCGAGGAAGACCCCGGCGAACTCGGCGGTCATCTCGCTGAGCAACCACTGCGCTTCGGCCGGTCCCGGTGCGCGCAGCGCCTCCGAGTAGCCGGGGACTTCGTCGATCCGGGACCACGCCTGCCGGAGCTCGCCGAGGTTGCTCGCCTCGGCGAGGCCTTCCCGGGGCAACGCCGCGATCGCCGCGGCGAATCCGCCCGGGGCGTCGAAGGTCGTGTTGCCGGGCAGGTGCACGAAACGAGCGGCCCAGTAGGCCATGCCGCGGGCGAGCTCGTCGAGCTGCAGCGGGCTCGGCTCCGCAACCGCGGCCAGGCCGCGCACGGCGTGCGCGGTGCGGATCACCCCGTGCGTCATACCGGCGAAGACGCCGGTGATCAGCCGCGGCCACCAGCGGGCGAGCACCGCGCGCCACGGCTCGTCCGCCAGCTCGCGGCGGAACAGCCGCTCCCAGTCCCCGGCCCGCCCGAACACGCCGAGCGCGGAGCGCCACGAGGACTCCTCCGCCGCGTCGATGCGGTTCGACGACTCCGGCGGGTCGTAGTGCTCCTGCCCCCGGCGGTAGTTCTCGATCCAGGGCCCCACCGCGTCGAAGTAACCGAGCACCGCGATGGTCTCCGCACCCATCGGTGCGTGGTTCGCCAGCTCTCCCCCGGTGCGCTCGTAACCGAGGTTCGCCACCCGGTCCAGCGCTTCGTTGACGGTCGCTTCGTATCCGCTCATCCGCCGCTCCTTCCGACCCCGCCAACGCTAGGAAGTCCCAGCGCCACCTCGCCTCGGTCGAACGACCGGGTTCCGGGCGACCCGGTCGCCCGACCGAGGCGACCGGCCGCCGCCGCTGCCTAGCGTCGGCGGTTGTGCGAACTTCGCGATCCCGTGCCGGACGGCGGGAGTGGGCCGGTCTGGCCGTGCTCGCCCTCCCGGTGCTGATGCTGTCGATCAACAACTCCGCGCTGCACCTGGTGCTGCCGACGCTGAGCGCCGATCTCGCCGCCACCGGCCCGCAGCTGCTCTGGATCGTCGACGTCCACGGCTTCGCCACGGCGGCGCTGCTGATCACCATGGGATCGCTCGGCGACCGGATCGGGCACCGCAGGCTGCTGCTGGCGGGGACGGCGGTGTTCGGCACCGCCACCCTGCTCGCCGCGTTCGCGCCCAACGCCGAAGTGCTGATCCTGACCCGCGCGCTGGTGGGTGCGGCCGGTGCGACGTTGATGCCCACGACGCTCGCGTTGCTGCGCACGATGTTCCAGGCACCCGAGCAGCGCGCGGCCGCGATCAGCTGGTGGGTGACCGGTTTCATCGCGGGGAACGTGCTCGGCCCGGTGGCCGGTGGGCTGCTGATGGAGCTCGCCGGCTGGCGATCGGTGTTCCTGCTGGGCGTGCCGGTGCTGGCGCCGCTGCTGGTCACCGGCCCGTTCCTGTTGCCGGAGCAGCGCGACCGGTCGGGCGGGAGGCCTGACTTCACGAGCTCGCTGCTGTCGGCGGCAGCGGTGGTGCTGTTCGTCTACGGCTTGAAGGAGCTGTCGACCGGAGCTCAACGGCTGGTGCCCGCGCTCGCGATCCTCGGCGGGCTCGTCGTCGGGTACGCCTTCGTCCGCCGCCAGCGCAGGTCACCGCAGCCGATGCTCGACCTCTCGCTGCTCGGCGACCGGGCGTTCACCGCGCCACTGCTCGCGGTCACCCTCATGGTCTTCACCACGGCGGGCACGACGCTGCTGCTCGCACAGCACTTGCAGGGCGTGCTGGGCCTGCCGCCGCTGCAGGCGGCGATCTGGCTGCTGCCGTCCACTGTGGCCGGTATCGCGCTGTCGGCTTCCTCCTCAGTGTTCACCCGCCGGTTCCGTCCGGCGGTCCTGCTGACGGCCGGACTGGTCATCGCGGCCGTCGGAACCGGATTGCTCGCTGTGGCCGACGGTCCGGCAGCACCGGTGCTCCTGGTGATCGGCATGATCGTGCTCCGCATCGGAGCGGTGCCGGTGATGACGGCCAGCACGAGCGCGATCATCGACGCCGTGCCGGCGGAGCGCGCGGGTTCGGCGACCGCGCTCAAGGAGACCTGCGGCGAGCTCGGAATCGCGCTCGGCGTCACCGTTCTGGGCAGCGTCGGCACCGCCGTCTACCGGGGCGCCCTGGGCGACGCGGTGCCCAGCGCGGTCGGCGCGGAAGCCGCTGAGGCCGCGCGCGGCGGCATCGGTGCGGCGGTCGAGCTGGCCGCCCGACTGCCCCGGGCAGAAGGCGTCGAACTCCTCGACCGAGCACGCGAGGCCTGGACCGAAGCGCTGCACATCAGCACCGCGATCGGCGCCGTGGTCCTGGTCGGGACGGCGCTCCTGGTGTGGAGCGCCGCCCCGCGCGAAGTTGCCGGGACCAGCCGGTGAGGGCCCTCAACCCGCCAGTAGCTTCTCGCGGACGGCCGCCGGGGCTGTGGGATCGGTGCCGCGCCAGGCGATCACGTCGTCGGGGCGGATCAGGAGTCCTTCGCCGGGCGCCAGGAAGTCGGCGTCCAGCCGGTGGACCGGGATCCCGTCGGCCGCCCAGCGCTGCGGATCGTCGGCCACCGCGAGCGCCCATCCCGGACCGGCGAGGTCCAGAGTGGACAGACCGGGGCCGAGCCAGCGGTGCGGGACGCGGGTGGCGACCCGCCCGGCCGGGGCGAACTCGGTGACCGGTTCCGCATCCGCCGAACCCGCGAAGGCCCCTGCCGGGTACTGGAACGCGCCTGCGGCCAGCACGAACGGGTCGGCCAGCGTCGGATCGGGCGCGGTCATCGGGTCCCAGGTCCGGCGGCTCGACTGGTCGGCGGTGAACCACCCGGCCGCGCGCCGCTCGGCGTCGTAGCTGTCCAGCAGCGCGGGCGCTGCCGCGCCCGAGAGCACCGCGGCGAGCTTCCAGCCGAGGTTGTGCGCGTCCGCGATGCCGGTGTTCGCGCCGAGCGCGGCGAACGGCGGCATCACGTGCGCAGCGTCTCCAGCGAGGTGCACCCGCCCGTCCGAATAGCGGTCGGCGACGAGCATCTCCGCCTGCCAGGGCAGGACGCTGCGGACTTCGAGATCCGGTGTGGGCACGCCGAGCACGGTGCGCAGCAGCGCGGGCCAGTCCCGCTCGACCTCCCCACCGGTCATGAACACCCACCGGGACCGCC
This portion of the Saccharopolyspora antimicrobica genome encodes:
- a CDS encoding FAD-dependent monooxygenase, producing MLVVGGGLVGLTTALVLRHHGVEVTLVEKRATTSPQPKARRFHVRSLEIFRGLGLAAVVREAARDLAEHDHMATGRTLAEARQLPLWQPSGSGDPIEISPELPCLVAQDVLEPVLRQAAEEAGARVRFQTELTSFAQDADGVSAELHDHRTGEDTALRAAFVVAADGARSPVRSALGIDRSGRGAVGEPSVNVYFHADLSDVVRGREFNLCQLEHPALPGALASVDGRSRWVFMTGGEVERDWPALLRTVLGVPTPDLEVRSVLPWQAEMLVADRYSDGRVHLAGDAAHVMPPFAALGANTGIADAHNLGWKLAAVLSGAAAPALLDSYDAERRAAGWFTADQSSRRTWDPMTAPDPTLADPFVLAAGAFQYPAGAFAGSADAEPVTEFAPAGRVATRVPHRWLGPGLSTLDLAGPGWALAVADDPQRWAADGIPVHRLDADFLAPGEGLLIRPDDVIAWRGTDPTAPAAVREKLLAG
- a CDS encoding questin oxidase family protein, which translates into the protein MSGYEATVNEALDRVANLGYERTGGELANHAPMGAETIAVLGYFDAVGPWIENYRRGQEHYDPPESSNRIDAAEESSWRSALGVFGRAGDWERLFRRELADEPWRAVLARWWPRLITGVFAGMTHGVIRTAHAVRGLAAVAEPSPLQLDELARGMAYWAARFVHLPGNTTFDAPGGFAAAIAALPREGLAEASNLGELRQAWSRIDEVPGYSEALRAPGPAEAQWLLSEMTAEFAGVFLAHPEFVPAPALVHAVTAPAAVRLVLPHLPAEQHLASVGELWKMQAALLTTFTVGRQGEDAARTLAGEAEQLGFPELVARAVEHGDEHVIKFTEACMREHALRPDARYAAAVLSAQQRIPRGAGTNARRIVSG
- a CDS encoding MFS transporter — its product is MRTSRSRAGRREWAGLAVLALPVLMLSINNSALHLVLPTLSADLAATGPQLLWIVDVHGFATAALLITMGSLGDRIGHRRLLLAGTAVFGTATLLAAFAPNAEVLILTRALVGAAGATLMPTTLALLRTMFQAPEQRAAAISWWVTGFIAGNVLGPVAGGLLMELAGWRSVFLLGVPVLAPLLVTGPFLLPEQRDRSGGRPDFTSSLLSAAAVVLFVYGLKELSTGAQRLVPALAILGGLVVGYAFVRRQRRSPQPMLDLSLLGDRAFTAPLLAVTLMVFTTAGTTLLLAQHLQGVLGLPPLQAAIWLLPSTVAGIALSASSSVFTRRFRPAVLLTAGLVIAAVGTGLLAVADGPAAPVLLVIGMIVLRIGAVPVMTASTSAIIDAVPAERAGSATALKETCGELGIALGVTVLGSVGTAVYRGALGDAVPSAVGAEAAEAARGGIGAAVELAARLPRAEGVELLDRAREAWTEALHISTAIGAVVLVGTALLVWSAAPREVAGTSR